One window of the Triticum dicoccoides isolate Atlit2015 ecotype Zavitan chromosome 3B, WEW_v2.0, whole genome shotgun sequence genome contains the following:
- the LOC119275661 gene encoding transcription factor bHLH150-like, with the protein MISIGGSSSSSSSAAAGVRMGGAKRRGKPGGAAAPGAAGTPQTRWRSGTQERIYGRRLLDALRATRSGAASSAQPPQPRAVKAAADSALALTARGQSRWSRAILLAGAASCRRRVLVKAGGKIRRHRRPQARAAAAASKAAAAASAGEPPLLKERKVKDRLRVLGRLVPGCRKLQAPDLLEETADYVAALEMQVKAMRALADALAAAQLSSPPPPAAAGDDEAEMER; encoded by the coding sequence ATGATCTCTATAGGCgggtcctcctcgtcgtcgtcgtccgccGCGGCGGGGGTCAGGATGGGCGGGGCCAAGCGGCGGGGGAAACCGGGCGGGGCCGCCGCGCCGGGGGCCGCGGGGACGCCGCAGACCAGGTGGCGAAGCGGCACGCAGGAGCGGATCTACGGCCGGCGCCTGCTGGACGCGCTGCGGGCCACGCGGTCGGGCGCCGCCTCGTCCGCGCAGCCGCCGCAGCCGCGCGCCGTCAAGGCCGCCGCCGACTCGGCGCTGGCGCTCACGGCGCGCGGGCAGTCCCGCTGGAGCCGCGCCATCCTGCTGGCCGGCGCCGCGTCCTGCCGACGCCGCGTGCTCGTCAAGGCCGGTGGCAAgatccgacgccaccgccgcccgcaGGCGCGCGCGGCCGCCGCGGCGTCCAAGGCCGCGGCCGCGGCGTCCGCCGGCGAGCCGCCGTTGCTGAAGGAGCGGAAGGTGAAGGACCGGCTCCGCGTGCTGGGCCGGCTCGTCCCGGGGTGCCGGAAGCTGCAGGCGCCCGACCTGCTCGAGGAGACGGCCGACTACGTGGCCGCGCTGGAGATGCAGGTCAAGGCCATGCGCGCGCTCGCCGATGCGCTCGCGGCGGCCCAGCTATCGTCgcctcccccgccggccgccgccggcgACGACGAGGCCGAGATGGAGAGGTGA